Proteins from a genomic interval of Chanos chanos chromosome 3, fChaCha1.1, whole genome shotgun sequence:
- the sec16a gene encoding protein transport protein Sec16A isoform X1 yields MQPPPRMAPPGASGPPPSSTAGPNAFRRNRPYKHGVAAAMATPASLTQPMTDPFAFGRQAPPPVSMGAQAPPPNSNPHFMQALPTPMGSVQTAPGAQALPPGPPPSSSFAPNPDTSHPSLGPNPNSTESHYFNSREPLPYISQLPNPIPSVSTSQSQPSLAAPPPQSQSTGPLQLQTVPPAPSHWVSDHGSRPPSVQNYFQPTSDPPPQTFMPSAQSQAPPPAPSPHPPVPQNQSQSAPSNFSGPPVSQQHNSHFSAQNYFSQVGGGPQELWFNQTPQDPAQQGFPIPYAPAASDPGTVSTFFRGNDVENEETLSGEGHVNGVAHLPHKGAEAPIAYLKDGGASQAVTGQCDSVENLECIPNQEVLPSEPQSHSYEAGPNLEMPDSAPRTTRSASVSSSYSNVSHSSGPVPHGGGHVPRRQQGVVGTFIQQESPRPPDPPTTHPATSTGYFEQIDSTPAPEASPTFPTPSPPKPVGVFQASANSSFEPVRSHSVGVKPAEVDRARMVMERTGANPVPGNLEQPPDNMETIFHTGGAERRPSSRTQGVQRPCESPATTLWAPSDAASLGANILLAPAAPPLALAPPRQPSAEVIQPPEDSPLDLQPARQYQRPPSENLENPPDSTTQASLGYASLLVATPPVEALNQPVLIAPPSSNYSVISPQCPAQTSSQISPKDTSPPGCLPPPVANSVPQVPPATNQPPLFPQTPMSFQPPCNQNPLNLARESKEAPNPAPLTHPTLSRAQSLRGEGQGSSPSNSQDSASATNQKQSSNYELLDFSMHHPQSTNQPSSSPLSQSALPPSVAVNNTPGFYLQVTKDTQQSGRTDSEPPQQTTSDPARPPSNQPSNTPPSADHPTNPPSSQYAPPPPPQATSIPQGAPPPGQHPSYPQQPLSSAPAGPQEPPRPSSALGAQQAYPPPPVPTPGYGGYYPGGYPEYPDRRAPYPPHYPPVDPRAQTYYQEDPYRRADPRYGRFEGQNPAYRDAERQPDRPSSRASQYSDRPSSRQGYSEDYARASRSAYDDYYADYYKNYGDRSRWYDPNAAYDPRYRGYYDQSYNWYNYDAEAYRRGDPYYSQQYSSRREGYDDPWRYYPGYDSSFDDDYRRQRDPYGDDFDRRSVHSERSNHSLHSSHSRRSSFSSRSQQSQVYRSQTDLVTAGYDTTGTTLPVDYSYSQYPQAQDTHNYSQLPYPSADTTWTSPEQPPPRPVTPEKFSVPHRCARFGPAGQLILVQPNLPSAGQPALVELHSLETIMQDSPEQSELRSFPGPLVKEETHKVDVIKFAQNKAQECMRNDDLIDKDSAYLIWEFIVLLCRQNGTVVGTDIADLLLREHRSVWLPGKSPNEANLIDFNNEALEQPEEAESGPLSLLSDTFMVVPENVGKETERFRELLLFGRKKDALESAMKNGLWGHALLLASKMDSRTHARVMTRFANSLPINDPLQTVYQLMSGRMPAAATCCGDEKWGDWRPHLAMVLSNLTHALDLDTRTITTMGDTLASKGLMDAAHFCYLMAQVGLGVYTKKSTKMVLIGSNHSLPFMRFCSCEAIQRTEAYEYAQSLGSQPLLLPNFQVFKFIYACRLAEAGLCAQAYHYCEVISRSLLSLPEYHSPVFISQLIQMSERLRFFDPQLKEKPEQELFLEPDWMLRLRQLNRQIRDGVISFSGDRGTPQPFPCSSPSSEEQSSHPDSSAMTSDPMNPLMTSLMPQPGPPAPGIQLMPPAPSTILQDGMVPMQQPPPPAEPVPFYPVPPGQVQHGYPQPYPMEQQENQQTMPVQMPPQIPTQPATQVPLQGPPLMPPGMPPQAPSAEQSSPVPPSPPHLPQLSPPARGPPPQMDFYDQMAYMGPGRRSRTTSQSSMHMGSGRRSRTTSESSSHSTGRERSGSMANQSSPPPPPIPETPPQQEAPKKTKKDSPQKGGGVTWLRWFSRKGKNEAHLPDDTNKSIVWDEKKQRWVNLDEPEEENKPPPPPPSIHQKPALGGPSVGPPGAGPQINMFSRKAGTKSRYVDVLNPGGSKPASAVPAPADLFAPLAPMPMPTNLFTPAAVPDDQPMEGSVPDSGENKEQSQPTATVPQMFNPTLLPPGPDGTQSGELSRSSSMSSLSREVSQHLNQVPPAGSDTAHSHILHMYAHTHIHTLIHAHIPHKSHFVLYRHMLATAMPPARLLNAYL; encoded by the exons ATGCAGCCCCCGCCCCGAATGGCCCCTCCAGGAGCCTCTGGGCCCCCTCCATCATCCACTGCGGGCCCCAATGCTTTCAGGAGAAACAGACCCTATAAACATGGAGTtgctgctgccatggcaacacctGCCTCTCTCACCCAGCCCATGACTGACCCCTTTGCCTTTGGGAGACAGGCTCCACCTCCTGTGTCAATGGGTGCCCAAGCCCCGCCTCCGAACAGCAATCCCCATTTTATGCAAGCCCTTCCTACTCCTATGGGGTCTGTCCAGACTGCACCAGGTGCACAGGCACTCCCTCCTGGTCCCCCACCTTCTTCCTCCTTTGCCCCAAATCCTGACACCTCACATCCTTCCCTGGGCCCAAACCCCAACTCCACTGAGTCACACTACTTTAACTCAAGAGAGCCACTGCCCTACATATCACAGTTGCCTAACCCCATTCCTTCTGTCAGCACCAGCCAGTCGCAGCCTTCCCTTGCAGCTCCACCTCCTCAAAGCCAAAGTACTGGGCCCTTACAGCTACAGACCGTGCCTCCTGCACCTTCGCATTGGGTGTCTGATCATGGGAGCCGCCCACCATCTGTTCAGAACTATTTCCAACCAACCAGTGATCCCCCACCTCAAACTTTCATGCCCTCTGCCCAATCACAGGCCCCTCCTCCCGCCCCATCCCCACATCCTCCAGTTCCGCAGAACCAGAGCCAATCAGCTCCATCAAATTTCAGTGGGCCGCCTGTATCCCAGCAACATAACTCTCACTTCTCTGCCCAGAATTATTTCAGTCAGGTTGGGGGAGGTCCTCAGGAATTGTGGTTTAACCAGACCCCTCAAGACCCAGCCCAACAGGGATTCCCCATTCCGTATGCCCCCGCTGCCAGTGACCCTGGAACCGTCTCCACGTTCTTCCGAGGAAATGATGTGGAGAATGAGGAGACGCTGTCTGGGGAGGGGCACGTTAATGGGGTGGCTCACCTTCCCCACAAAGGTGCTGAAGCTCCCATAGCGTATCTGAAGGATGGTGGGGCCAGCCAAGCAGTTACAGGCCAGTGTGATTCGGTGGAGAACCTAGAGTGCATCCCAAACCAAGAGGTGCTGCCCAGTGAACCGCAAAGCCATAGCTATGAGGCAGGACCCAATCTGGAGATGCCTGACTCTGCTCCTCGCACCACCCGCTCTGCAAGCGTATCATCCAGTTACAGCAATGTGAGTCACAGTAGTGGCCCCGTTCCCCATGGTGGCGGGCATGTGCCTCGGCGGCAGCAGGGTGTTGTGGGAACGTTTATCCAGCAGGAAAGTCCTCGACCCCCAGACCCACCCACCACACACCCTGCCACCTCCACAGGATATTTTGAGCAAATTGACTCCACCCCTGCTCCAGAAGCTAGTCCAACCTTCCCCACCCCAAGCCCGCCTAAACCAGTGGGTGTGTTTCAGGCGAGCGCTAACTCCTCTTTTGAACCCGTACGTTCACATAGTGTGGGGGTAAAACCAGCCGAGGTTGACCGTGCACGCATGGTCATGGAAAGGACCGGGGCCAACCCAGTGCCTGGTAACCTCGAACAACCGCCAGATAACATGGAGACAATCTTTCACACAGGAGGCGCAGAGCGCAGACCCTCATCCCGAACCCAGGGTGTACAGCGGCCCTGCGAAAGCCCCGCCACCACACTCTGGGCACCGAGTGATGCTGCCAGTCTAGGAGCTAACATCCTATTGGCTCCCGCTGCACCGCCTCTTGCACTTGCCCCGCCTCGGCAACCTAGCGCAGAGGTCATCCAACCCCCAGAAGATAGCCCACTTGACCTGCAGCCGGCCAGGCAGTACCAACGCCCACCTTCAGAGAACCTAGAAAACCCGCCAGACTCTACCACCCAGGCAAGTCTGGGTTATGCCTCCCTTTTGGTGGCCACACCTCCAGTTGAGGCTCTTAACCAGCCTGTCCTGATTGCCCCACCTTCCTCCAATTACAGTGTAATTTCTCCGCAGTGTCCTGCTCAAACATCCAGTCAAATCAGTCCAAAAGACACATCTCCACCCGGTTGCCTGCCTCCCCCTGTGGCAAATTCAGTGCCGCAGGTTCCTCCAGCTACCAATCAGCCACCTCTTTTCCCACAGACACCAATGAGCTTTCAGCCTCCTTGTAATCAGAACCCACTGAACCTGGCACGTGAGAGCAAGGAGGCCCCAAATCCTGCCCCTTTGACCCACCCAACTCTCTCCAGAGCCCAGTCACTGAGAGGGGAGGGCCAGGGCAGCTCTCCTTCTAATTCTCAAGATTCTGCTTCTGCTACCAATCAGAAACAATCCTCAAATTATGAGCTGCTTGATTTTTCTATGCACCATCCACAGAGCACAAATCAGCCGTCTAGTTCGCCCCTCTCTCAGTCAGCCCTTCCTCCTTCTGTGGCTGTCAATAACACGCCTGGCTTCTACCTGCAGGTGACCAAAGACACGCAGCAGAGTGGGCGGACAGACAGCGAACCCCCACAGCAAACAACGTCTGACCCTGCGCGCCCCCCTAGCAATCAACCAAGCAACACCCCTCCCAGCGCTGACCACCCTACCAACCCACCTTCATCACAAtatgctcctcctcctcctcctcaagcCACATCCATTCCACAGGGAGCCCCTCCCCCTGGACAACACCCCTCTTACCCCCAGCAACCTTTGAGTTCAGCCCCTGCAGGTCCTCAAGAGCCCCCACGACCCTCCTCTGCCCTTGGCGCTCAGCAAGCATATCCCCCTCCTCCTGTCCCCACACCAGGGTACGGTGGCTATTACCCTGGAGGATACCCAGAATACCCAGACAGAAGAGCCCCCTACCCACCTCACTACCCACCAGTGGAccccagagcacagacctaTTACCAG GAGGACCCATATCGAAGAGCAGACCCCCGATACGGAAGGTTTGAGGGTCAGAACCCCGCCTACCGGGATGCTGAACGACAGCCTGACCGACCCAGCTCTAGAGCCAGCCAGTACTCAGACCGACCCAGCTCCAG acaAGGGTATTCAGAGGACTACGCCAGGGCAAGCCGCAGTGCCTACGATGACTACTATGCAGATTACTATAAAAACTATGGAG ACCGGAGCAGATGGTATGATCCTAATGCGGCATATGACCCACGTTACCGTGGTTACTATGACCAGTCCTACAACTGGTATAACTACGACGCAGAGGCCTACCGGAGAGGAGACCCTTATTACAGTCAGCAATACTCCAGCag GAGGGAGGGCTACGACGACCCCTGGCGATATTACCCTGGATATGACTCAAGTTTCGATGATGATTATCGACGCCAGCGAGATCCGTACGGAGACGACTTCGACCGGCGCAGTGTACACAGCGAACGGTCCAATCACAGCCTTCACAGCTCACACAGTCGACGTAGCAGCTTCAGCTCCCGCTCACAacag AGTCAGGTGTACCGTAGTCAGACTGACCTGGTGACAGCAGGATATGATACCACAGGGACGACTTTACCTGTCGATTATTCCTACAGTCAGTATCCCCAGGCACAGGatacacacaactacagtcAGCTGCCGTATCCTTCAGCAGATACAACGTGGACCAGCCCAGAGCAAC ctcCTCCAAGGCCTGTGACACCAGAGAAGTTTTCTGTTCCTCATCGCTGTGCACGGTTTGGTCCTGCTGGTCAGCTCATACTGGTCCAGCCCAATCTGCCATCAGCTGGCCAACCAGCGCTGGTGGAACTCCACAGCCTCGAG ACGATAATGCAGGATTCTCCTGAGCAGAGCGAGTTGCGATCATTCCCTGGACCACTCGTCAA GGAGGAAACACACAAGGTGGACGTTATTAAGTTTGCCCAGAACAAAGCCCAGGAGTGTATGCGAAATGACGACCTCATTGACAAGGACTCAGCCTACCTCATCTGGGAATTTATAGTGCTGCTCTGTCGACAGAAcggg ACGGTGGTTGGTACAGACATTGCTGACCTGTTGCTAAGAGAGCATCGCTCTGTGTGGTTGCCGGGGAAATCGCCCAATGAGGCGAACCTTATCGACTTTAACAACGAGGCGTTGGAGCAGCCGGAGGAGGCGGAGTCAGGGCCGCTGTCCCTCCTATCAGACACTTTTATGGTCGTCCCGGAGAACGTCGGTAAAGAAACCGAACGCTTCCGCGAACTGCTGCTGTTTGGCCGCAAGAAG GATGCACTGGAGTCTGCTATGAAGAATGGGCTTTGGGGCCACGCCCTGCTGCTAGCGAGTAAGATGGATAGCAGAACACATGCACGTGTCATGACCAG GTTTGCCAACAGTCTACCCATCAACGACCCTCTGCAGACAGTGTACCAGCTCATGTCCGGCAGGATGCCTGCAGCTGCCACG TGTTGTGGGGATGAGAAGTGGGGTGACTGGCGCCCCCATCTGGCTATGGTGCTGTCCAACCTCACACACGCTCTGGACCTGGACACACGCACTATTACCACCATGGGAGATACTTTag cCTCTAAAGGACTCATGGATGCAGCTCACTTCTGTTACCTGATGGCTCAAGTGGGTTTGGGTGTTTATACCAAAAAGAGCACCAAGATGGTCCTCATCGGATCCAACCACAG tttgccGTTCATGAGATTCTGTTCGTGCGAGGCAATTCAGCGTACGGAAGCTTACGAGTACGCCCAGTCTCTGGGTTCACAGCCTCTCTTACTGCCAAATTTCCAG GTGTTTAAATTCATCTATGCATGTCGTCTGGCGGAGGCTGGGCTTTGCGCTCAGGCCTACCATTACTGTGAGGTCATCTCCCGATCACTGCTCTCCTTACCAGAGTACCACTCACCTGTGTTCATCAGTCAGCTCatacag ATGTCTGAGCGGTTAAGGTTTTTTGACCCTCAGCTGAAGGAGAAGCCAGAGCAGGAGCTCTTTCTGGAGCCGGACTGGATGCTGCGTCTCAGACAACTCAATCGGCAAatcagg GATGGTGTGATCTCATTCAGTGGGGACAGAGGAACTCCTCAGCCATTTCCCTGCAGCTCCCCCAGCTCAGAGGAGCAATCCAGCCATCCTGACTCCTCAGctatgacctctgaccccatgAACCCCCTTATGACCTCTCTGATGCCCCAGCCAGGACCACCTGCACCAGGGATACAGCTCATGCCaccag CTCCATCCACCATTTTACAGGATGGCATGGTTCCAATGCAACAGCCTCCGCCCCCTGCGGAGCCGGTTCCATTTTACCCGGTGCCACCTGGTCAGGTTCAGCACGGGTACCCTCAGCCATACCCGATGGAGCAACAAGAGAACCAACAAACCATGCCAGTTCAGATGCCTCCACAGATCCCCACACAACCAGCCACACAGGTGCCGCTTCAAGGACCCCCACTAATGCCCCCCGGTATGCCGCCGCAGGCACCTAGCGCGGAGCAGTCGTCTCCCGTCCCTCCCTCTCCGCCGCATCTACCCCAACTATCACCCCCTGCCCGCGGTCCACCCCCTCAAATGGACTTCTACGACCAAATGGCCTATATG GGTCCAGGAAGGAGATCCAGAACCACCTCACAGTCTTCAATGCACATg gggtCAGGTCGTCGCTCCCGCACAACATCTGAGTCATCCAGTCACTCAACAGGACGAGAGCGCAGTGGTTCAatggccaatcagagctctcctccccctccccccatccctGAGACTCCTCCCCAACAGGAAGCACCCAAGAAAACCAAGAAGGACTCACCCCAAAAG GGCGGAGGTGTCACGTGGCTGAGGTGGTTCTCTcgaaaggggaaaaatgaagCTCATCTTCCAGATGACACCAACAAATCG ATTGTGTGGGATGAGAAGAAACAAAGATGGGTGAATTTGGATGAaccagaggaggag aataagccccctcctcctcctccatctatTCACCAAAAACCTGCTCTAGGGGGTCCAAGTGTGGGGCCTCCAGGTGCAGGACCACAAATCAACATGTTCTCTAGAAAAGCAG gcaCCAAGAGCCGATATGTGGATGTGTTAAATCCAGGAGGTTCTAAGCCAGCCAGTGCAGTGCCTGCCCCAGCTGACCTGTTTGCTCCGCTGGCACCAATGCCCATGCCTACCAACCTCTTCACTCCTGCTGCAG TTCCTGATGATCAGCCAATGGAGGGCAGTGTACCAGACagtggagaaaacaaagaacagagtCAGCCCACTGCTACAGTACCACAg aTGTTTAATCCAACGCTTCTGCCCCCTGGTCCAGACGGGACTCAGTCAGGGGAG CTCTCGCGTTCTAGCTCAATGAGTTCTTTATCACGTGAAGTGAGTCAGCATTTAAACCAGGTACCACCAGCTGGGTCCGATactgctcactcacacatactgcacatgtacgcacacacacacatacacacacttatacacgcacacatccctcacaaaagtcattttgtcCTTTATCGCCACATGCTTGCTACAGCCATGCCTCCAGCACGACTCCTTAACGCTTACCTTTAA